The Candidatus Tanganyikabacteria bacterium genome window below encodes:
- a CDS encoding C39 family peptidase, protein MHAILALALAAQGPAMQLHGVPDVIQSNSWSCGVGAVQAVMTYYGQWGYQDTYAKELGTSEDQGTHPARMTEFFNKRGLRAELREGLTVAELRRFVDQGVPVIVDFQAWGKPGTDYRQAWEEGHYCVVVGYDRRGFYLEDPSLLGTLGFLEYADFERRWRDYEIEDGKRRPYVRAGIVVKGKKKPPPRISPIE, encoded by the coding sequence GTGCACGCGATCCTCGCCCTGGCCCTTGCCGCGCAGGGGCCCGCCATGCAGTTGCACGGCGTTCCCGACGTCATCCAGTCGAACTCCTGGTCGTGCGGCGTCGGCGCCGTCCAGGCGGTCATGACCTACTACGGCCAATGGGGCTACCAGGACACGTACGCCAAGGAACTTGGCACCTCCGAGGACCAGGGCACGCACCCGGCGCGGATGACCGAATTCTTCAACAAGCGGGGGCTGCGGGCCGAACTTCGCGAGGGCCTGACCGTGGCCGAGTTGCGGCGCTTCGTGGACCAGGGCGTGCCGGTGATCGTGGACTTCCAGGCCTGGGGCAAGCCCGGCACCGATTACCGGCAGGCCTGGGAGGAGGGGCACTACTGCGTCGTCGTGGGTTACGACCGGCGCGGATTCTACCTGGAAGACCCCTCGCTGCTCGGGACCCTCGGCTTCCTGGAGTACGCTGACTTCGAACGCCGCTGGCGCGACTACGAGATCGAGGACGGCAAGCGGCGGCCCTACGTCCGGGCCGGCATCGTGGTGAAGGGGAAGAAGAAGCCTCCGCCGCGGATCAGCCCGATCGAGTAG
- a CDS encoding MBL fold metallo-hydrolase → MRVPHRLARAHVLAGIACGLAGLAPLLGGAAAPRAFEPGRVHHLNGATLHPIGKWAVEGAGSLFDQGTLTSHMLLVEASASLILVEAALGLRDVAEPETRLPGFWRWLTRPVLDPGETALAQVERLGFRGSDVEDIVLTHLDLDHTGGLADFPAARVHVAARELTVATHSQAGRYRKVHWSHGPRWEPHEFGDAWFGFPSAVVSIDPEIRLVALPGHSDGHAGVALKEGARWLLHAGDAYFHRSELRCEPQRECPVGLEAFQTVAQSDGKVRLGTQERLRKLHRSGMGVRILSAHDPVELQEHL, encoded by the coding sequence ATGAGAGTCCCTCACCGCCTCGCTCGCGCCCACGTCCTCGCGGGCATCGCCTGCGGGCTTGCCGGCCTGGCGCCCCTGCTGGGCGGAGCGGCCGCGCCACGGGCGTTCGAGCCGGGCCGCGTGCACCACCTCAACGGCGCCACGCTCCACCCCATCGGGAAATGGGCGGTGGAGGGCGCCGGTAGCCTGTTTGACCAGGGAACCCTCACCTCCCACATGCTGCTGGTCGAGGCCTCCGCGAGCCTGATCCTGGTCGAAGCGGCGCTGGGCCTGCGGGACGTGGCGGAACCCGAGACCCGGCTGCCGGGTTTCTGGCGCTGGCTCACCCGCCCGGTGCTCGATCCGGGCGAGACCGCTCTGGCCCAGGTCGAACGCCTGGGCTTCCGCGGAAGCGACGTGGAGGATATCGTGCTGACGCACCTGGATCTCGACCACACGGGTGGCCTGGCGGACTTCCCGGCTGCCCGCGTCCACGTGGCGGCCCGCGAACTGACGGTGGCCACCCACTCCCAGGCCGGCCGTTACCGCAAGGTGCACTGGTCCCACGGGCCGCGCTGGGAGCCGCACGAGTTCGGCGACGCGTGGTTCGGGTTCCCGAGCGCGGTCGTGAGCATCGATCCCGAGATCCGCCTGGTGGCGCTGCCCGGGCACTCGGACGGCCACGCCGGCGTGGCGCTCAAGGAGGGGGCGCGCTGGCTGCTGCACGCCGGCGACGCCTACTTCCACCGCTCGGAACTACGCTGCGAGCCGCAGCGCGAGTGCCCGGTCGGGCTGGAAGCGTTCCAGACCGTCGCGCAATCCGACGGCAAGGTGCGACTGGGCACGCAGGAGAGGCTGCGCAAGCTCCACCGGTCGGGCATGGGCGTGCGCATCTTGTCGGCGCACGATCCGGTGGAACTCCAGGAACACCTGTAG
- a CDS encoding GrpB family protein codes for MAAMAEQGSLRTDAEIQAYTVGAVVPYGTKVVVVDYDPRWPDLFRREADRVRAALGERVLLLEHVGSTSVPGLPAKPVVDMVLAVPDSSAEKSYVSDLEGSGYVLRIREPNWFQHRVFKGPDTACNLHVFTAGCPEVDRMVAFRDWLRAHPDDLERYAQVKRDLARREWRFVQHYADAKTPVVRAIMARAGYSEPPES; via the coding sequence ATGGCGGCCATGGCTGAGCAAGGCTCCTTGCGGACCGACGCGGAGATCCAGGCCTACACGGTCGGCGCGGTGGTCCCGTACGGCACCAAGGTCGTGGTCGTGGACTACGACCCGCGCTGGCCGGATCTGTTTCGCCGGGAGGCCGACCGGGTGCGGGCCGCCCTGGGAGAAAGGGTCCTGCTGCTCGAGCACGTCGGGTCCACCAGCGTGCCGGGGTTGCCGGCCAAGCCCGTCGTCGACATGGTTCTGGCCGTGCCGGACTCTTCCGCCGAGAAAAGCTACGTCTCGGATCTGGAAGGCTCGGGCTACGTCCTGCGCATCCGCGAGCCAAACTGGTTCCAGCACCGGGTCTTCAAGGGGCCGGACACCGCCTGCAACCTCCACGTCTTCACCGCCGGTTGCCCCGAGGTCGACCGGATGGTGGCATTCCGCGACTGGCTCCGGGCGCATCCCGACGATCTGGAGCGTTACGCACAGGTCAAGCGGGACCTGGCGAGGCGGGAGTGGCGGTTCGTGCAGCACTATGCCGACGCCAAGACTCCCGTGGTCCGCGCGATCATGGCCAGGGCCGGCTATTCCGAGCCCCCGGAGTCGTGA
- a CDS encoding 3'-5' exonuclease — MPPTFVAIDFETADQGRDSACAVALVRVEKWRIVSRQTRLIRPPRKRFMFTYIHGISWTDVADSPEFREVWPELAPLLDGADFLAAHNASFDRSVLSACCEASGHSPPAPPFVCTMRLARSAWEIYLTKLPDVCRELRIPLKHHDAASDAEACARIVIQAHKDGIRDFW; from the coding sequence ATGCCGCCGACGTTCGTCGCCATCGATTTCGAGACGGCCGATCAGGGCCGCGACAGCGCATGCGCCGTGGCCCTGGTCCGCGTCGAGAAGTGGCGCATCGTCTCGCGGCAGACCCGCCTGATCCGGCCGCCGCGCAAACGGTTCATGTTCACCTACATCCACGGCATCTCGTGGACCGATGTGGCCGACTCGCCCGAGTTCCGCGAAGTCTGGCCCGAACTGGCTCCGTTGCTGGACGGCGCCGATTTCCTGGCGGCGCACAACGCGTCCTTCGACCGATCGGTACTCTCGGCCTGCTGTGAAGCCTCCGGGCACTCGCCGCCCGCCCCGCCGTTCGTCTGCACGATGCGTCTGGCGCGATCGGCCTGGGAGATCTACCTCACCAAGCTCCCCGACGTCTGCCGGGAACTACGCATCCCGCTCAAGCACCACGACGCCGCTTCGGACGCCGAGGCCTGCGCCCGCATCGTCATCCAGGCCCACAAGGACGGGATCCGCGACTTCTGGTGA